The region CCGCACGGTCGCCGCCAGACAGCAGGCATGGCAGATTCGTACAGACGGTGATCTTGTGCTTGCCCTGCGGGCTGGTGTTGAACATGTTGTAGAACGTGGCGACTTCCTGCACGGCCACCGCAGGCATGCCGATGTAGTCGGCGATTTCCTGTTGCAGCTCGGCAGGCAGCCAGCCGTGTTCGTCCTGCGCAATGCGCAGCGCGGACATGACGGCCGACTGGCGTTGATCCGCCGGGTATTTCGCGAGTTCGCGATCGATTTTCTTTAGAGCGTCTTGACTTAACAGCATATCGTTGGCCATCCGTGCGCATGGTTTTTTGAGAACCCGCGCGGGTTTATCGGATATTCCCCAGAACCTAATGGGTTTTCAAAAACATCCAGAGACCGGCTTTACCGGTCGATTTCACCAAACACAATGTCTTGCGTGCCGATGATGGTTACGGCATCGGCAATCATGTGACCCTTGGCCATCTCATTGAGACTTTGCAAATGCGCATAACCGGGCGCACGGATCTTCATGCGGTAAGGCTTGTTGGCGCCGTCCGACACGAGGTAGATGCCGAACTCGCCCTTCGGATGTTCAACCGCTGCATACGTTTCGCCCGGCGGCACGTGGAAGCCTTCGGTGAACAGTTTGAAGTGGTGGATCAGGTCTTCCATGTTGGACTTCATGTCCACGCGCGGCGGCGGTGCAATCTTGTGATTGTCGATGATGACCGGACCCGGGTTGTTGCGCAGCCACTCGACGCATTGCTTGATGATGCGGTTCGACTGGCGCATTTCTTCCACGCGCACCAGGTAGCGGTCATAGCAGTCGCCGTTCTTGCCGACCGGGATGTCGAAATCGAGCAAGTCGTAGACTTCGTACGGCTGCTTCTTGCGCAGATCCCATTCAATGCCCGAACCGCGCAGCATCGGACCGGAAAAGCCCATTGCCATCGCACGTTCCGGCGAGACCACGCCGACGCCGACCAGACGCTGCTTCCAGATGCGGTTGTCGGTCAGCAGTGTTTCGTACTCGTCGACGTATTTCGGGAAACGGTTGGTGAAGTCTTCAATGAAGTCCAGCATCGAGCCCTGGCGGTTTTCATTGAGTTGCTTGATGGCCTTGTCGTTGCGGATGATCGACGCCTTGTACTGCGGCATCGTGTCCGGCAGGTCGCGATACACGCCGCCCGGACGATAGTAGGCTGCATGCATCCGTGCGCCGGACACCGCTTCGTAGCAATCCATCAGGTCTTCGCGTTCGCGGAAGGCGTACAGCAGCACGCCCATCGCGCCGACGTCCAGACCGTGTGCGCCGATCCACATCAGGTGGTTCAGCAGGCGGGTGATTTCGTCGAACATGACGCGGATGTACTGGGCGCGCAGCGGCACTTCGATGCCGAGCAGCTTCTCGATGGCCATGACGTAGGCGTGCTCGTTGCACATCATCGACACGTAATCGAGACGGTCCATGTACGGAACCGATTGCAGGTAGGTTTTTTGCTCGACCAGCTTTTCGGTGCCGCGATGCAGCAGACCGATATGCGGGTCGGCGCGCTGAATGACTTCGCCGTCCAGCTCGAGCACCAGACGCAGCACGCCGTGCGCCGCCGGATGCTGTGGACCAAAGTTCAGCGTGTAATTCTTGATTTCAGCCATTATTTAATCCCGTAGTTTTCTTCACGAATGACACGCGGCGTGATTTCACGCGGCTCAATCGTTACGGGTTGATAGATCACTCGTTTCTGCTCGGCGTCGTAACGCATTTCGACATATCCCGACACCGGGAAGTCCTTTCGGAACGGATGACCAATGAAGCCGTAGTCGGTAAGGATGCGGCGCAAGTCGTCGTGACCGTCGAACAGGATGCCGAAGAAGTCGAAGGTCTCGCGCTCGTACCAGTT is a window of Herbaspirillum hiltneri N3 DNA encoding:
- the nuoE gene encoding NADH-quinone oxidoreductase subunit NuoE, which encodes MANDMLLSQDALKKIDRELAKYPADQRQSAVMSALRIAQDEHGWLPAELQQEIADYIGMPAVAVQEVATFYNMFNTSPQGKHKITVCTNLPCLLSGGDRAAHHLKHTLGVGYKETTADGQFTIVEGECMGACGDAPVMLVNNHRMCSWMSNDKIDALLEELKK
- a CDS encoding NADH-quinone oxidoreductase subunit D, whose protein sequence is MAEIKNYTLNFGPQHPAAHGVLRLVLELDGEVIQRADPHIGLLHRGTEKLVEQKTYLQSVPYMDRLDYVSMMCNEHAYVMAIEKLLGIEVPLRAQYIRVMFDEITRLLNHLMWIGAHGLDVGAMGVLLYAFREREDLMDCYEAVSGARMHAAYYRPGGVYRDLPDTMPQYKASIIRNDKAIKQLNENRQGSMLDFIEDFTNRFPKYVDEYETLLTDNRIWKQRLVGVGVVSPERAMAMGFSGPMLRGSGIEWDLRKKQPYEVYDLLDFDIPVGKNGDCYDRYLVRVEEMRQSNRIIKQCVEWLRNNPGPVIIDNHKIAPPPRVDMKSNMEDLIHHFKLFTEGFHVPPGETYAAVEHPKGEFGIYLVSDGANKPYRMKIRAPGYAHLQSLNEMAKGHMIADAVTIIGTQDIVFGEIDR